The Mauremys reevesii isolate NIE-2019 linkage group 1, ASM1616193v1, whole genome shotgun sequence genome has a segment encoding these proteins:
- the LOC120408711 gene encoding uncharacterized protein LOC120408711 translates to MKKGDGSEVERQKYHHVGKRRRRENRWRNRLHHQQGMVFKNHCLKVQMFSHYVEMQKILSSWKESNTILLYKKGNHEALKNYPPIYLLSYIYKLFTKTTNGLSQSLDEQQLREQASFQRNFSTMDHIFTINQLLESSREYKFPLCISFIDYEKTFNNVEIYAVSKALAEKGINTNYITLLKEANSNCTTDITLFDIPLRIPVKKGVKQGNMVSLKLFTGCLKMVMGWMNWKGGININGQQLSHLRFMDDIC, encoded by the exons ATGAAGAAAGGAGATGGAAGTGAAGTGGAGAGACAAAAGTATCATCATGTTGGGAAAAGGAGAAGGCGCGAGAACCGTTGGAGGAATCGGCTTCATCATCAACAAGGAATGGTCTTCAAAAATCATTGCCTGAAAGTTCAA ATGTTTAGCCATTACGTGGAAATGCAGAAAATACTATCTAGTTGGAAGGAGTCCAATACCATTCTGCTGTACAAGAAGGGCAATCATGAAGCTCTAAAGAACTATCCTCCAATATACCTGCTCTCATATATTTACAAGCTGTTCACCAAAACAACAAACGGACTCTCACAGAGTCTGGATGAGCAGCAGCTTAGAGAGCAGGCAAGCTTTCAAAGGAATTTCAGCACAATGGACCATATTTTCACTATAAACCAGCTATTGGAAAGCTCAAGGGAATACAAATTCCCTTTATGTATTTCCTTCATCGACTATGAAAAAACGTTCAACAACGTAGAGATCTACGCCGTGTCAAAAGCTCTTGCAGAGAAGGGCATCAACACAAACTATATTACACTATTAAAGGAGGCAAATTCTAACTGCACTACAGATATAACTTTATTTGATATTCCTCTTCGCATCCCAGTTAAGAAAGGTGTGAAACAAGGAAACATGGTTTCACTGAAACTCTTCACAGGCTGCCTCAAAATGGTAATGGGGTGGATGAATTGGAAGGGTGGAATCAACATCAATGGACAGCAGTTAAGCCATCTCAGATTCATGGATGATATTTGTTGA